The Burkholderia ambifaria AMMD genome has a segment encoding these proteins:
- a CDS encoding NAD(P)/FAD-dependent oxidoreductase: MDFDVIVLGAGIVGVSAALHLQDRGRKVALIDRGAPGEGTSFGNAGLIERSSIEPYPFPRSPFTLMRYALNRSTDLYWHSTSLPAFAPWLARFWWESAPMRHAAASRDMLPLIERCIVEHDALIARAGAGELVRASGWMEAFRTPAAFERAVADAGLTARRHGLGITPLDAAALRDQEPSLAPGFCGALHWLDPKSVVDPSALVKTYAQLFVQGGGTLLTGDAASLDALSPGWQVTTEQGKIAAPAVVVALGPWSDTVFGKFGYKIPLREKRGYHMHYAPSERGAPSAPIVDREYGYVIAPMRRGLRLTTGVEIARRGLPPTGVQLDRAERVARPVFGFGERLDPQPWLGFRPCTPDMRPVIGPAPAHRGLWFSFGHNHHGLTLGPVSGRLLAEMMTGEAPFTDPTPYRADRF, translated from the coding sequence ATGGATTTCGACGTAATCGTTCTGGGCGCAGGCATCGTCGGCGTCTCCGCCGCGCTGCACCTGCAGGATCGCGGCCGCAAGGTCGCCCTCATAGACCGCGGCGCGCCCGGCGAAGGCACGAGCTTCGGCAACGCCGGGCTGATCGAGCGCTCGTCGATCGAACCGTATCCGTTTCCGCGCAGCCCGTTCACGCTGATGCGCTACGCGCTGAACCGCTCCACCGATCTCTACTGGCACAGCACGTCGCTGCCCGCGTTCGCGCCGTGGCTCGCGCGTTTCTGGTGGGAATCGGCGCCGATGCGTCACGCAGCCGCGTCGCGCGACATGCTGCCGTTGATCGAGCGCTGCATCGTCGAGCACGACGCGCTGATCGCGCGTGCCGGCGCCGGGGAACTGGTGCGTGCAAGCGGCTGGATGGAAGCGTTCCGCACGCCGGCCGCATTCGAACGCGCGGTCGCCGATGCAGGGCTCACCGCGCGCCGCCACGGGCTCGGCATCACGCCGCTCGATGCCGCGGCACTTCGTGATCAGGAACCGAGCCTCGCGCCGGGCTTCTGCGGTGCACTCCACTGGCTCGATCCGAAAAGCGTCGTCGATCCGTCCGCGCTCGTCAAAACCTACGCGCAACTCTTCGTGCAAGGCGGCGGCACGCTGCTCACCGGCGATGCCGCGAGCCTCGACGCGTTGTCGCCAGGCTGGCAGGTCACGACGGAACAAGGCAAGATCGCCGCGCCGGCCGTGGTCGTCGCGCTCGGCCCATGGTCCGACACGGTGTTCGGCAAGTTCGGCTACAAGATTCCGCTGCGCGAGAAGCGCGGCTATCACATGCACTACGCGCCGTCCGAACGCGGCGCGCCGTCGGCGCCGATCGTCGATCGCGAATACGGCTACGTGATCGCGCCGATGCGGCGCGGATTGCGGCTGACCACCGGCGTCGAGATCGCGCGGCGCGGCCTGCCGCCGACCGGCGTGCAGCTCGATCGCGCGGAGCGCGTCGCACGCCCGGTGTTCGGCTTCGGCGAACGGCTCGACCCGCAGCCGTGGCTCGGCTTCCGGCCCTGCACGCCGGACATGCGGCCGGTGATCGGCCCCGCGCCCGCGCATCGCGGGCTGTGGTTCTCGTTCGGGCACAACCATCACGGGCTCACGCTCGGCCCCGTCTCCGGCCGCCTGCTGGCCGAGATGATGACGGGCGAAGCACCGTTCACCGATCCGACGCCCTACCGCGCCGATCGCTTCTGA
- a CDS encoding amidase family protein yields the protein MRGALALAAEVRAGRVSAVSLVQTVLADIAARDGTIHACAQTFDARALRDALRIDGLVRNGRDPGPLAGVPFLVKWNFDVTGYTAVAGSPARAALPAAATDASAVARLCSAGAVPVGATHMDELACGATGVNPHYGAVRLPADPARMTGGSSSGSAAAVAAGYVPLALGSDTNGSIRAPAALCGVWGFRPSDGRLSRAGCLPYAESLDTVGGFANDIDDLAALYDTLCDANSLRAQPIRDPAAPLRVAVLTGDFDRLADAEAQRAVRRAALCLHAVESVPVDSDEVARVRDAATAISNVELARTHRGLLDAPAALVSERLRSRIAIGLATPDAAYRDALACRDAWRTRIEALFARYDVLLAAATPCAAPRVTDATVDVNGVALEPAKTLGLLTQPISFAGLPVVSAPCFMSGELPVGVQLIGAPQADAVCFDAARQFAVAWSDLRR from the coding sequence ATGCGCGGCGCGCTCGCGCTGGCGGCCGAGGTTCGCGCGGGGCGCGTGAGTGCAGTGTCGCTCGTGCAAACCGTGCTCGCCGATATCGCCGCGCGCGACGGCACCATCCATGCCTGCGCACAAACCTTCGACGCGCGCGCACTGCGTGACGCGCTGCGGATCGACGGCCTCGTGCGCAACGGGCGTGACCCCGGCCCGTTGGCGGGCGTGCCGTTTCTCGTGAAGTGGAATTTCGACGTGACGGGTTACACGGCGGTCGCGGGATCGCCGGCGCGCGCCGCATTGCCGGCCGCCGCCACCGATGCATCAGCGGTCGCGCGACTGTGCTCGGCCGGCGCGGTGCCGGTCGGCGCAACGCATATGGACGAACTCGCGTGCGGCGCCACCGGCGTGAATCCGCACTATGGCGCGGTGCGCTTGCCGGCTGACCCGGCACGCATGACGGGCGGCTCGTCGAGCGGCTCGGCCGCCGCCGTCGCCGCCGGATACGTACCGCTCGCGCTCGGCAGCGACACGAACGGCTCGATCCGCGCACCGGCGGCGCTGTGCGGCGTGTGGGGGTTTCGCCCAAGCGATGGGCGGCTGTCGCGAGCCGGTTGCCTGCCCTATGCCGAATCGCTCGACACGGTCGGCGGATTCGCGAACGATATCGACGATCTGGCGGCGCTGTATGACACGCTATGCGACGCGAATTCATTGCGCGCGCAACCGATTCGCGATCCGGCCGCCCCGCTTCGCGTCGCCGTGCTGACGGGCGATTTCGACAGACTTGCCGATGCGGAAGCGCAACGGGCCGTCCGGCGCGCGGCGCTCTGTCTGCATGCGGTGGAATCCGTGCCGGTCGACAGCGACGAAGTCGCACGCGTGCGTGACGCGGCGACCGCGATATCGAATGTGGAGCTGGCCCGCACCCATCGCGGGCTGCTCGACGCGCCGGCGGCGCTCGTCTCCGAACGCCTGCGCTCACGCATCGCAATCGGCCTCGCCACCCCCGACGCCGCTTATCGGGACGCGCTTGCCTGCCGTGACGCCTGGCGCACGCGCATCGAAGCGCTGTTCGCGCGCTACGACGTGCTGCTCGCGGCCGCGACGCCCTGTGCCGCACCGCGCGTCACCGACGCGACCGTCGATGTCAACGGCGTCGCGCTCGAACCCGCGAAGACGCTCGGCCTGCTCACGCAGCCGATTTCGTTCGCGGGGCTGCCGGTCGTCAGCGCGCCGTGCTTCATGTCAGGTGAATTGCCGGTCGGGGTGCAGTTGATCGGCGCACCGCAAGCCGACGCGGTTTGCTTCGACGCCGCGCGGCAATTCGCTGTCGCCTGGAGCGACCTGCGCCGCTAA
- a CDS encoding LysR family transcriptional regulator has translation MKIENSELEAFVAVAELGTFHRAAEKLHLTQPGLSRRIQKLEQTLGVELFQRTTRSVTLTGVGRQFLPMAREQIAQLGMMLSSIQEIAQKRYGKVRLSSIPTVVAQTLPDVLRHYSDKYPQVAVQILDGNHDFVLSQVRAGIAEFGVSLHPGDDDDLLFEPLFTDRYVLAVHEDDPLARADAITLGELRHAKLIIGGRDSGNRLLLEMLMGQEAVRTRWFYEVEHISCVAALVAAGVGCAILPESALRAYGSPEVRTVPIASPTIDRTVGIVRHRTISMSSFASDLHALVKAAFA, from the coding sequence ATGAAAATAGAAAACTCGGAACTCGAAGCGTTCGTCGCCGTCGCGGAACTCGGCACGTTTCATCGCGCGGCGGAAAAGCTGCACCTGACGCAGCCGGGGCTGTCGCGCCGGATCCAGAAGCTCGAACAAACGCTTGGCGTCGAGTTGTTCCAGCGCACCACTCGCAGCGTGACATTAACGGGCGTCGGTCGTCAGTTCCTGCCGATGGCGCGCGAGCAGATCGCCCAGCTCGGGATGATGCTGTCGTCGATCCAGGAAATCGCGCAAAAGCGCTACGGCAAGGTGCGGCTGTCATCGATCCCGACCGTCGTCGCGCAAACGCTGCCCGATGTACTGCGTCACTACTCGGACAAGTATCCGCAGGTCGCCGTGCAGATCCTCGACGGCAATCACGACTTCGTACTGTCGCAGGTGCGCGCGGGCATCGCCGAGTTCGGCGTGAGCCTGCACCCGGGCGACGACGACGATCTGTTGTTCGAACCGCTGTTCACCGACCGCTACGTGCTGGCAGTCCACGAGGACGATCCGCTGGCACGCGCGGACGCCATCACGCTCGGCGAATTGCGGCACGCGAAGCTGATCATCGGCGGCCGCGACAGCGGCAACCGTCTGCTGCTCGAAATGCTGATGGGCCAGGAGGCGGTGCGAACCCGGTGGTTCTATGAGGTCGAGCACATCTCATGCGTCGCCGCGCTCGTGGCAGCCGGTGTCGGATGCGCGATCCTGCCCGAGAGCGCATTGCGTGCGTACGGCTCGCCCGAGGTACGCACGGTGCCGATCGCGAGCCCGACGATCGACCGCACGGTCGGCATCGTGCGGCATCGCACCATCTCGATGTCCAGCTTCGCGAGCGACCTCCATGCGCTGGTGAAGGCAGCGTTCGCATAA
- a CDS encoding YfiR family protein yields MDASVCAAAASHAAVSTPVRAAAIAAHTASGRPGRVATLRRAFVAIVCVLSGAPAVLAGASADPDEPGETVRIAAPGPAVTPANPAISSHDSTVRQVVLGIVSFTRWPSTPVRLHLCVTGRPDYAAGLTDTLQAGATVLDVQRVRFDDSALGLACDVVYLGTLGDDQRARVRAALAGRPVLTIAEHDESCTAGAMFCLTVDGERVTFDINLDAVARSGVRVHPNVLNLARRPLTP; encoded by the coding sequence ATGGATGCGAGTGTGTGCGCGGCGGCTGCGAGTCATGCAGCCGTATCGACGCCAGTGCGCGCGGCGGCCATCGCTGCGCATACGGCGTCCGGCCGACCGGGCCGAGTCGCCACGTTACGCCGCGCGTTCGTCGCAATCGTTTGCGTTCTGAGCGGTGCGCCGGCCGTCCTCGCCGGGGCGTCTGCCGATCCGGACGAGCCGGGCGAAACCGTGCGCATCGCCGCCCCCGGGCCGGCCGTCACTCCTGCCAATCCCGCGATTTCCTCACACGACTCCACCGTGCGCCAGGTCGTGCTCGGCATCGTCAGTTTCACGCGCTGGCCGTCGACGCCCGTTCGTCTGCATTTGTGCGTGACCGGTCGCCCCGACTACGCGGCCGGCCTCACCGACACGTTGCAGGCCGGCGCGACCGTGCTCGACGTGCAGCGCGTGCGCTTCGACGATTCCGCGCTCGGCCTCGCATGCGACGTCGTGTATCTCGGCACCCTGGGCGACGATCAGCGAGCACGGGTGAGAGCCGCGCTGGCGGGCCGCCCGGTGCTGACGATCGCCGAACACGACGAGTCCTGCACCGCGGGTGCCATGTTCTGCCTCACCGTCGATGGAGAACGCGTGACGTTCGACATCAATCTCGATGCCGTCGCGCGCAGCGGCGTGCGCGTGCATCCGAACGTGCTCAATCTCGCGCGACGGCCGCTGACGCCATGA
- a CDS encoding FadR/GntR family transcriptional regulator, with protein sequence MSIQPIQNRRLYQQIADKLSAMIGSGDFPPGSYLPPERELAEQFGVSRTSVREALIALEVSGLVSVRVGDGVKVRQPEAAAAPAPRPDTKVAPFSIVEIDPELGIALDLDTEIPPFALLQARRLIEPEAASLAAKHGSDEQIEGIHDAFLRNQEDNRSGSLTHPGDRLFHIRIAEASDNPAYALMIKQLLAHKYDLMFQRLQSLYMPNDMPHRSELEHRAILDAIRARDPEAARRAMAEHLDEVIRIFGRALD encoded by the coding sequence ATGTCCATCCAGCCGATTCAGAACCGCCGCCTCTACCAGCAGATCGCCGACAAGCTCAGCGCGATGATCGGCTCTGGCGATTTTCCGCCGGGCAGCTATCTGCCGCCCGAGCGCGAACTGGCCGAGCAGTTCGGCGTGTCGCGCACGTCGGTGCGCGAGGCGCTGATCGCGCTTGAAGTGAGCGGGCTCGTCAGCGTGCGTGTCGGCGACGGCGTGAAGGTGCGCCAACCCGAGGCGGCTGCCGCACCGGCACCGCGGCCCGACACGAAGGTTGCGCCGTTTTCGATCGTCGAGATCGATCCCGAGCTCGGCATCGCGCTCGACCTCGATACCGAAATCCCGCCGTTCGCGCTGTTGCAGGCGCGCCGGCTGATCGAGCCGGAAGCCGCATCGCTCGCGGCGAAACACGGCTCGGACGAGCAGATCGAAGGGATTCACGACGCGTTCCTGCGCAACCAGGAAGACAACCGCAGCGGCTCGCTCACGCATCCGGGCGACCGGCTGTTCCATATCCGTATCGCGGAAGCGAGCGACAACCCGGCTTATGCGCTGATGATCAAGCAGTTGCTCGCGCACAAGTACGACCTGATGTTCCAGCGCCTGCAGTCGCTGTACATGCCGAACGACATGCCGCACCGGTCGGAGCTGGAACACCGCGCGATCCTCGACGCGATCCGCGCACGCGACCCCGAGGCCGCGCGCCGCGCGATGGCCGAGCATCTCGACGAGGTGATCCGGATCTTCGGCCGCGCGCTCGACTGA
- a CDS encoding N-acyl-D-amino-acid deacylase family protein yields the protein MHFDVILRRGELIDGTGAARFEADLGVTGERIAAIGDLSGATAVHTLDANGLVVAPGFIDSHTHDDAFVLTAPDVEPKVAQGVTTVIAGNCGISLAPLLAERDVPQPLDLLGAWQSFRFPSFRAYLDALDATPAAINTAALVGHSTLRVRHMADLGRAADAAEIAAMAADVREAMTAGAFGVSTGTFYPPAAAATTDELIDVCAPLRETGGVFATHLRDETDAIIASLDEAFSIGRALDVRIVLSHHKVAGKANHGRSVETLAHIDAQRIRQPLCLDCHPYPATSTMLRADRIRQSSRVLLAWSKPHPELAGREFAELLPLFGDSIDAAIDALRPAGAIYFVMDEADVERIMRHELTMVGSDGLPNDMRPHPRLWGTFPRVLGEFSRERGLFPLETAVRKMTALTAEQFGIAKRGRLSVGHYADLVVFDPARVIDRATFAHPTLRPEGIEHVFVNGRAVLEHGRHTGTRPGRALRRAS from the coding sequence ATGCATTTCGACGTGATCCTGCGCCGCGGCGAACTGATCGACGGTACGGGAGCCGCGCGCTTCGAGGCCGATCTCGGCGTGACCGGCGAGCGCATCGCCGCGATCGGCGACCTGAGCGGCGCAACCGCCGTGCACACGCTCGATGCGAACGGCCTGGTCGTCGCGCCGGGCTTCATCGACAGCCACACGCACGACGATGCGTTCGTGCTGACCGCCCCCGACGTCGAGCCGAAAGTTGCGCAAGGCGTGACCACGGTGATCGCCGGTAATTGCGGGATCAGTCTCGCGCCGCTGCTCGCGGAACGCGACGTGCCGCAACCGCTCGACCTGCTGGGCGCATGGCAGTCGTTTCGCTTTCCGTCCTTTCGCGCCTATCTCGACGCGCTCGACGCAACGCCCGCCGCCATCAACACGGCGGCCCTGGTCGGCCACTCGACGCTGCGCGTGCGGCACATGGCCGATCTCGGACGCGCAGCCGACGCGGCGGAGATCGCGGCGATGGCGGCCGACGTGCGCGAGGCGATGACGGCCGGCGCATTCGGCGTCTCGACGGGCACCTTTTACCCGCCCGCGGCGGCCGCGACGACCGACGAGCTGATCGACGTGTGCGCGCCGCTGCGCGAGACGGGCGGCGTGTTCGCGACGCATCTGCGCGACGAAACCGATGCGATCATTGCGTCGCTCGACGAAGCTTTCTCGATCGGTCGCGCGCTCGACGTGCGCATCGTGCTGTCGCATCACAAGGTGGCCGGCAAGGCGAACCACGGCCGCTCGGTTGAGACGCTCGCGCATATCGATGCGCAGCGCATCCGGCAACCGCTGTGCCTCGACTGCCATCCGTATCCCGCCACGTCGACGATGCTGCGCGCGGATCGCATCCGCCAGTCGTCCCGCGTGCTCCTCGCATGGTCGAAGCCGCATCCCGAACTCGCGGGCCGCGAATTCGCCGAACTGCTGCCACTGTTCGGCGATTCCATCGACGCCGCGATCGATGCGCTGCGCCCCGCCGGCGCGATCTACTTCGTGATGGACGAAGCGGACGTCGAGCGCATCATGCGCCACGAACTGACGATGGTCGGCTCCGACGGCCTGCCCAACGACATGCGCCCGCATCCGCGGCTGTGGGGTACGTTTCCGCGCGTGCTCGGCGAATTCTCCCGCGAGCGCGGCCTGTTCCCGCTCGAAACCGCCGTGCGCAAGATGACAGCCCTCACTGCCGAACAATTCGGAATCGCGAAGCGCGGGCGCCTCTCGGTCGGTCACTACGCCGATTTGGTCGTGTTCGATCCGGCGCGCGTGATCGACCGTGCGACGTTCGCTCACCCGACGCTACGCCCTGAAGGCATCGAGCACGTGTTCGTCAACGGCCGAGCCGTGCTCGAACACGGCCGGCACACCGGCACGCGCCCCGGCCGGGCGCTACGCCGCGCAAGCTAG
- a CDS encoding OmpA family protein, whose product MKSSLPVSIGRRCVGSAVLLCLLLGGCKTPPPLHRGLTQTQVTALKSAGFQETGQGFEFGSSGPILFDFDRYNLKPDVRRIVERIGRTLRSAGINGVRVYGYSDDEGTVAYDRELSRRRAEVVAIELVDVGLDGKRVAVIGKGKSDPVGDNRTPTGRAQNRRAAIVVSPR is encoded by the coding sequence ATGAAAAGCTCGTTGCCGGTGAGCATTGGGAGGCGGTGCGTCGGAAGCGCGGTGCTGCTGTGTCTGTTGCTGGGCGGGTGCAAGACGCCGCCGCCGCTGCATCGGGGGCTCACGCAGACGCAGGTCACGGCGCTGAAGTCGGCCGGGTTTCAGGAGACGGGGCAAGGGTTCGAGTTCGGCTCGAGCGGGCCGATTTTGTTCGATTTCGACCGGTATAACCTGAAGCCGGATGTGAGGCGGATCGTCGAGCGGATCGGGAGGACGTTGAGGTCGGCCGGCATCAATGGGGTGCGGGTTTATGGGTACTCCGATGATGAGGGGACGGTGGCTTACGATCGGGAGCTGTCGCGGCGGCGGGCGGAGGTGGTGGCGATCGAACTGGTGGATGTGGGGCTGGACGGGAAGCGGGTTGCGGTCATAGGGAAGGGGAAGAGCGATCCGGTGGGGGACAACCGGACGCCAACCGGGCGGGCGCAGAATCGGCGGGCGGCGATTGTGGTTTCGCCGCGGTGA
- a CDS encoding MFS transporter, with protein sequence MTNSNGIPTPRGMQTGSDPHADATAPGIDALYTRVSRRIIPLILVCYFFGYLDRVNVGFAKLQMVTDLHLTDAAYGVGAGLFFVGYLLLQVPAGWLVRRIGVKRCLAGSMLTWGIVSVATLATRDTASFYVLRFLLGVTEASFFPAVIAYFSVWFPSHRLAKVMAFLFLAMPLGVIVGGPLSGWIMDATHGGFGLRGWQWMFLIEGLPAIVLGMYLLVRVTERIDDAAWLTDAEKRMIRAEMAQEATGKRTRLGAALREPTLWLLFATSFLYNVGNYGLVFWMPTMIKALGSLSNLGIGLVSAIPYLVASVAMVANAQHSVRTGERRWHTALPVAIGGVALLASLGVRTHPVLAVMCLTAGVAGIMSTLAMFWSLPSRILAGEAAAGGAGLVNIGAAVAGFVGPTLMGYATGLTGSTELGVALLAFTLFAAAALILSIPRRLMVRA encoded by the coding sequence ATGACGAATTCCAACGGCATCCCCACGCCGCGCGGCATGCAAACCGGCTCGGACCCGCATGCGGATGCCACCGCGCCCGGCATCGACGCGCTGTACACGCGCGTGAGCCGACGCATCATTCCGCTGATCCTTGTTTGCTACTTCTTCGGCTATCTCGACCGCGTCAACGTCGGCTTCGCGAAGCTGCAGATGGTGACGGACTTGCATCTCACGGACGCTGCCTACGGCGTCGGCGCCGGTCTGTTCTTCGTCGGCTACCTGCTGCTGCAGGTGCCGGCCGGCTGGCTCGTGCGACGGATCGGCGTGAAGCGTTGTCTCGCCGGCTCGATGCTGACGTGGGGCATCGTGTCGGTCGCCACGCTCGCAACCCGGGACACCGCGAGCTTCTATGTACTGCGCTTCCTGCTCGGCGTAACGGAAGCGAGCTTCTTTCCGGCCGTGATCGCCTACTTCAGCGTGTGGTTTCCGTCGCACCGGCTCGCCAAGGTGATGGCCTTCCTGTTTCTCGCCATGCCGCTGGGCGTGATCGTCGGCGGCCCGCTGTCGGGCTGGATCATGGACGCGACGCATGGCGGCTTCGGGCTGCGCGGCTGGCAGTGGATGTTCCTGATCGAAGGCCTGCCGGCCATCGTGCTCGGCATGTATCTGCTCGTGCGTGTAACGGAACGGATCGACGATGCAGCGTGGCTGACCGACGCGGAAAAACGGATGATTCGCGCGGAGATGGCCCAGGAAGCGACAGGCAAGCGCACCCGCCTCGGCGCCGCGCTGCGCGAACCGACGCTATGGCTGCTGTTCGCGACATCGTTTCTCTACAACGTCGGCAACTATGGGCTGGTGTTCTGGATGCCGACGATGATCAAGGCACTCGGGTCGCTGAGCAACCTCGGAATCGGCCTCGTCAGCGCCATTCCGTATCTGGTCGCGTCGGTCGCGATGGTCGCGAACGCGCAGCATTCGGTACGAACCGGCGAGCGCCGATGGCATACGGCGCTGCCCGTCGCGATCGGCGGCGTCGCGCTGCTCGCGAGCCTCGGCGTGCGCACGCATCCGGTGCTCGCCGTCATGTGCCTGACCGCAGGCGTGGCGGGCATCATGAGCACGCTCGCGATGTTCTGGAGCTTGCCGTCGCGGATTCTCGCCGGCGAGGCCGCCGCGGGCGGCGCCGGGCTCGTCAACATCGGCGCGGCCGTCGCCGGGTTCGTCGGACCGACGCTGATGGGCTACGCGACGGGATTGACCGGCAGCACTGAACTCGGCGTCGCGCTGCTCGCCTTCACGCTATTCGCCGCCGCCGCGCTGATCCTGTCGATTCCGCGCCGGCTCATGGTGCGCGCGTGA
- a CDS encoding diguanylate cyclase domain-containing protein has protein sequence MTRSAPPISSSRVPRPTLQSVLRRAHLRLAFVAVAMAAVSLIVVAVIALRAYAGNNLNLLARSLGYTVEAALVFGDRVAANEAIATIANDEDVAQVVVTNARGQLFATWKLPAEGRIARLERGVADLALPGPVTIPVMHDGIVVGQVIVRGRGHQFFGFLLGGIGGILGCLLVSVLGAYVSSKRLLRNIVAPLRALAGVAHAVRRERAFGRRVEPATIAELNQLGDDFNALLDELEDWQNTLRDENASLEHKATHDALTGLPNRAQFESRLSVALCDAVVTGQRVAILYLDCDRFKEINDCLGHDAGDAVLVGVAARLRTQVRETDLVARLGGDEFAVMLGTVREVESVCRIADEILSGMVPSIELPDGRMVATMMSAGVALYPDHASDANGLLRAADAAMYRAKRTRPGTWQWAEGVAGRV, from the coding sequence ATGACACGCTCCGCGCCCCCCATTTCGTCTTCACGTGTGCCGCGCCCGACGCTGCAAAGCGTGCTGCGTCGCGCGCATTTGCGCCTCGCGTTCGTCGCGGTTGCGATGGCCGCCGTGTCGCTGATCGTCGTCGCCGTGATCGCGTTGCGCGCGTATGCCGGCAACAACCTGAACCTGCTGGCCCGCTCGCTCGGCTATACGGTCGAGGCGGCGCTCGTGTTCGGCGACCGCGTCGCGGCAAACGAGGCGATCGCCACCATCGCTAACGACGAGGACGTCGCGCAGGTGGTCGTCACCAATGCCAGGGGGCAATTGTTCGCCACCTGGAAGCTGCCCGCCGAAGGCCGGATTGCACGGCTCGAGCGCGGTGTCGCCGATCTCGCGCTGCCCGGGCCCGTGACCATCCCGGTGATGCACGACGGCATCGTCGTCGGTCAGGTCATCGTGCGTGGGCGCGGACACCAATTCTTCGGATTCCTGCTCGGTGGCATTGGCGGCATTCTCGGCTGCCTGCTCGTCAGCGTGCTCGGCGCGTATGTCAGCTCGAAGCGTCTGCTGCGCAACATCGTTGCGCCGCTGCGCGCGCTCGCCGGCGTCGCGCATGCGGTGCGGCGCGAGCGTGCGTTCGGGCGGCGCGTCGAGCCCGCGACGATCGCCGAACTCAACCAGCTCGGCGACGACTTCAACGCGCTGCTCGACGAATTGGAAGACTGGCAGAACACGCTGCGCGACGAAAACGCATCGCTCGAACACAAGGCGACGCACGATGCGCTCACCGGGCTGCCCAACCGTGCGCAGTTCGAGTCGCGTCTGTCGGTGGCGCTTTGCGATGCCGTGGTGACCGGGCAGCGGGTCGCCATCCTGTATCTCGACTGCGACCGCTTCAAGGAGATCAACGACTGCCTGGGCCACGATGCCGGCGACGCGGTGCTGGTCGGCGTCGCGGCGCGGCTGCGCACGCAGGTGCGCGAGACCGATCTGGTCGCGCGCCTGGGCGGCGACGAATTTGCAGTGATGCTGGGCACTGTGCGCGAAGTGGAAAGCGTGTGCCGAATCGCCGACGAGATTTTGTCCGGCATGGTGCCGTCGATCGAACTGCCCGACGGACGCATGGTGGCCACCATGATGAGTGCCGGCGTGGCGCTGTATCCCGATCACGCGTCGGACGCGAACGGCTTGCTGCGGGCGGCGGATGCCGCGATGTACCGCGCCAAGCGCACGCGGCCGGGGACGTGGCAGTGGGCGGAAGGCGTTGCCGGGCGGGTTTGA
- a CDS encoding branched-chain amino acid ABC transporter substrate-binding protein — translation MTLSRLTSISAAAVLFAAGAAAAHAETVKIAIAGPMSGSVAQYGDMVKAGALTAIEQINAAGGAGGNKFEVVMMDDACEPKQAVAVANKIVSQKIKYVIGHVCSGSTIPASDIYENEGIVMVTPSATAPQLTEGKKRHFIFRTIGRDDQQGPAAAHYIINNVKPKKVAILHDKQSYGQGIASSVKKDLEAAKIPVVLFEGVNAGDSDYSAIITKLKSQGVDFVYFGGYHPEMGLLMRQAREQGVKATFMGPEGVGNKDVTAIAGPASEGMLVTLPADFSADPANAGLVKAFADKKRDANGPFQMPSYAAVKIIADSIAGAKTTDPTKVAAYMHKTTFDTPIGKVAYDAQGDLKSFKFVVYTWHKDATKTAAR, via the coding sequence ATGACGCTGTCCCGTCTTACGTCCATTTCCGCCGCCGCCGTGCTGTTCGCCGCCGGCGCCGCCGCCGCGCACGCGGAAACCGTGAAGATCGCCATCGCTGGTCCGATGAGCGGTTCGGTCGCCCAATACGGCGACATGGTGAAGGCCGGCGCGCTGACCGCGATCGAACAGATCAACGCGGCAGGCGGTGCGGGCGGCAACAAGTTTGAAGTGGTGATGATGGACGACGCCTGCGAACCGAAGCAGGCCGTCGCCGTCGCCAACAAGATCGTCAGCCAGAAGATCAAGTACGTGATCGGCCACGTGTGCTCGGGTTCGACGATCCCCGCATCCGACATCTACGAAAACGAAGGCATCGTGATGGTCACGCCGTCGGCCACCGCGCCGCAGCTGACGGAAGGCAAGAAGCGCCACTTCATCTTCCGCACGATCGGCCGTGACGACCAGCAAGGCCCGGCCGCTGCGCACTACATCATCAACAACGTGAAGCCGAAGAAGGTCGCGATCCTGCACGACAAGCAGTCGTACGGCCAGGGCATCGCATCGTCGGTGAAGAAGGACCTCGAAGCCGCGAAGATTCCGGTCGTCCTGTTCGAAGGCGTCAACGCCGGCGATTCGGACTACTCGGCGATCATCACGAAGCTGAAGTCGCAAGGCGTCGACTTCGTCTACTTCGGCGGCTACCACCCGGAGATGGGCCTGCTGATGCGTCAGGCGCGCGAGCAGGGCGTGAAGGCAACGTTCATGGGCCCCGAAGGCGTGGGCAACAAGGACGTGACGGCGATCGCCGGCCCGGCGTCGGAAGGCATGCTGGTCACGCTGCCGGCCGACTTCTCGGCCGACCCGGCCAACGCAGGCCTCGTGAAGGCGTTCGCGGACAAGAAGCGCGACGCGAACGGCCCGTTCCAGATGCCGTCGTACGCAGCGGTGAAGATCATCGCCGACTCGATCGCGGGAGCGAAGACGACGGACCCGACGAAGGTCGCCGCGTACATGCACAAGACGACGTTCGACACGCCGATCGGCAAGGTCGCGTATGACGCGCAGGGCGACCTGAAGTCGTTCAAGTTCGTCGTCTACACGTGGCACAAGGACGCGACGAAGACCGCCGCCCGGTAA